In Limisalsivibrio acetivorans, one genomic interval encodes:
- a CDS encoding tyrosine-type recombinase/integrase, with amino-acid sequence MPLTDTAIKKAKFDPAKKKTTISDEKGMYLQVMENGSKYFRLDYRFAGKRKTLALGVYPQTTLKEAREKRDQAKKQISEGIDPVQYKKFLKKTSLEETENSFEAVAAEWYSKYKPKWSTDHASKKWRRLELYVLPYIGKMPIKQITSKDLLEVLRNIEKRGITETAHRTKSVCSEVFRYAIATDRTENDPSVALKGALSPKSPKNMATITRPTDVGELLRAISGYQGSYTVHCALKLTPYVFLRPGELRQGEWSEIDLENAVWKIPAEKMKMNRPHIIPLSRQAIEILKGLYPVTSQWRYIFPSQRSKERPMSNATITAALRRLDYSKEEMSAHGFRAMASTLLHENGWRSDIIEMQLAHAERNKVKAAYNYAQHLDERARMMQWWADYLDKLKGV; translated from the coding sequence ATGCCCTTAACTGATACCGCCATCAAGAAAGCAAAGTTTGATCCAGCAAAGAAAAAAACCACAATCTCAGATGAAAAGGGTATGTACCTTCAGGTAATGGAGAACGGATCAAAGTATTTCAGGCTGGATTATCGATTCGCAGGTAAACGAAAAACCTTAGCTTTAGGAGTATATCCCCAGACCACACTCAAGGAAGCCAGAGAAAAGCGAGATCAAGCTAAGAAGCAGATAAGTGAAGGCATCGACCCAGTACAATACAAAAAGTTTCTTAAAAAAACGTCCCTGGAAGAAACAGAGAACAGCTTTGAAGCTGTTGCTGCCGAATGGTACTCAAAGTACAAACCGAAATGGAGTACAGACCATGCCTCGAAAAAGTGGCGTAGGCTCGAACTTTATGTATTGCCTTATATTGGGAAAATGCCAATTAAGCAAATCACATCCAAAGACCTGCTGGAGGTTCTCAGAAATATTGAAAAGAGAGGAATTACAGAAACAGCACATAGAACAAAGAGTGTGTGCAGCGAAGTTTTTAGATACGCAATCGCAACTGACCGCACAGAGAATGATCCAAGTGTAGCCTTAAAAGGGGCTTTATCTCCAAAGAGTCCTAAAAACATGGCAACAATCACTAGGCCCACAGATGTAGGAGAGCTATTAAGAGCAATCAGTGGATACCAGGGAAGCTATACTGTACATTGTGCCTTAAAACTTACTCCCTATGTATTTCTCAGGCCTGGTGAGCTAAGGCAAGGGGAGTGGTCTGAAATTGACCTTGAGAATGCAGTATGGAAAATCCCCGCAGAAAAAATGAAGATGAACAGGCCTCATATAATACCGCTCTCACGCCAAGCAATAGAAATACTAAAAGGCCTGTATCCTGTCACTTCTCAATGGAGATACATATTTCCATCCCAAAGAAGCAAAGAGAGGCCAATGAGTAATGCCACTATCACTGCTGCATTAAGGCGATTGGACTACAGTAAAGAAGAAATGTCCGCACATGGTTTTCGAGCTATGGCTTCTACCCTACTTCATGAAAACGGATGGCGGTCAGATATTATTGAGATGCAGCTTGCTCACGCAGAAAGGAATAAGGTTAAAGCTGCATATAATTACGCCCAACACCTCGATGAAAGGGCCCGAATGATGCAATGGTGGGCGGATTATCTGGATAAACTGAAAGGAGTCTGA
- a CDS encoding nucleotide sugar dehydrogenase has translation MLSLDDFRSGVNGICVVGLGYVGLPLAVALSKSFSVTGFDINEKRIEELKAGYDRTREVSGDILKAAAIKYSSNPGCIADCSVVIVTVPTPIDSHNLPDLGPVRSASELVGRNLSKGAVVVYESTVYPGLTEEFCVPVLEMMSGGKWKEDFFIGYSPERVNPGDKERSIEKITKIVAGDTEETADLLCGLYGEVIEAGIHRAADIKTAEAAKVIENTQRDINIALMNELSQLFDVLNIDTTSVLEAAGTKWNFLPFRPGLVGGHCIGVDPYYLTWKAEEAGFSPRIILSGRKMNDSMGKFIAEKAVKLQISLAKQIHGSRTLICGITFKENCPDIRNTRVVDIRKELFEYGVNVDVYDPVADADEVKGEYGFALVNGIDRKYDSVIIAVKHDVFKDELTPERIGEVLDHDGVLIDVKSMFNKDMMPEGVKFWRL, from the coding sequence ATGCTTTCATTGGATGATTTCAGGAGCGGCGTTAACGGGATCTGTGTCGTAGGTCTCGGTTATGTCGGCCTCCCCCTCGCTGTTGCTCTTTCCAAGAGCTTCAGCGTTACCGGATTCGATATCAACGAGAAGAGGATCGAGGAGCTGAAGGCGGGTTATGACCGCACCAGAGAAGTGTCTGGTGATATTCTGAAAGCTGCCGCTATCAAATATTCATCGAACCCCGGCTGTATTGCGGACTGCTCCGTGGTTATTGTAACGGTTCCCACTCCGATAGACAGCCATAACCTTCCGGATCTCGGTCCTGTACGCTCCGCCTCGGAGCTTGTAGGGCGAAATCTCAGTAAGGGAGCCGTTGTTGTGTACGAGTCAACGGTTTATCCCGGGCTTACCGAAGAGTTCTGCGTTCCCGTTCTGGAGATGATGTCCGGCGGTAAATGGAAGGAGGATTTCTTCATAGGCTATTCGCCGGAGAGGGTTAATCCGGGTGATAAGGAGCGCAGCATCGAGAAGATAACGAAGATAGTTGCCGGAGATACGGAGGAAACAGCGGATCTCCTCTGCGGGCTGTACGGCGAGGTAATCGAGGCGGGCATCCACAGGGCGGCGGATATAAAGACCGCCGAAGCGGCCAAGGTTATCGAGAATACCCAGCGGGATATAAACATAGCCCTGATGAATGAACTCTCCCAGCTCTTCGATGTTCTGAACATCGATACCACGAGTGTTCTGGAAGCGGCGGGAACCAAATGGAACTTCCTCCCTTTCAGACCCGGTCTTGTGGGTGGGCACTGCATCGGTGTGGATCCGTACTATCTCACATGGAAGGCGGAGGAGGCTGGTTTCAGCCCCAGGATAATCCTTTCCGGGCGTAAGATGAACGACAGCATGGGCAAGTTCATCGCAGAGAAGGCCGTTAAACTGCAGATAAGCCTCGCCAAGCAGATCCATGGCTCAAGGACGCTCATCTGCGGTATAACCTTCAAGGAGAACTGCCCGGATATCCGCAACACAAGGGTTGTGGACATAAGGAAAGAGCTCTTCGAGTACGGCGTTAATGTTGATGTATACGATCCCGTGGCGGATGCCGATGAGGTGAAGGGTGAGTACGGCTTTGCCCTTGTTAACGGGATAGATAGAAAGTACGACAGTGTGATAATCGCTGTTAAGCACGATGTTTTCAAGGATGAGCTCACCCCCGAAAGGATAGGTGAGGTTCTTGATCATGACGGAGTGCTCATAGATGTAAAAAGTATGTTCAATAAGGATATGATGCCCGAAGGGGTAAAGTTCTGGAGACTTTAA
- the thiH gene encoding 2-iminoacetate synthase ThiH, producing MSFKEILKSYDFQETKDFIHSRTEEDVKRALSAQHPTEGDFAALLSPAAEKYIEQAAGEASRITLQRFGKTIKLYAPIYLSNICTNSCTYCGFNRHNEIPRITLTDEEIHREAKIISDAGIQHMLLVTGESPAQIGVDYLINAVKIARNYFSSVSVEVFPMSTAEYAELYKNGVDGLTIYQETYSRERYAEVHPAGRKRDYDWRLETPERGAEAGLRTVGIGALMGLDDFRTEEFFVGLHARYLMRKYWKTHVTVSFPRIRKAAGNFVPYQIVSDINLVQSMLALRLFLNDVGLVISTREPADMRDNLLPLGVTQMSAGSKTEPGGYSEENDGKQFEVEDSRTVAEFCDMLRSKGYDPVLKDWDRSFLTEV from the coding sequence ATGAGCTTCAAAGAGATACTCAAATCATACGATTTTCAGGAAACAAAGGATTTTATCCATTCCAGAACAGAAGAGGACGTTAAAAGGGCTCTCTCCGCCCAGCACCCCACAGAAGGGGATTTTGCCGCCCTCCTCTCACCGGCGGCTGAGAAATACATCGAACAGGCCGCAGGCGAGGCAAGCAGGATAACACTCCAGCGATTCGGCAAGACAATTAAGCTGTACGCACCGATATATCTCTCCAACATATGCACAAACTCATGCACCTACTGCGGTTTCAACAGGCATAACGAGATTCCCCGCATAACCCTCACCGATGAGGAGATACACAGGGAAGCAAAGATAATCTCCGATGCCGGAATACAGCATATGCTTCTGGTCACAGGGGAATCACCAGCTCAGATCGGTGTGGACTATCTCATAAATGCTGTGAAGATAGCCCGCAATTATTTCAGCTCAGTCTCTGTGGAGGTATTTCCCATGAGCACTGCTGAATACGCTGAGCTGTATAAGAACGGCGTTGACGGCCTCACCATATATCAGGAGACATACAGCAGGGAGCGCTATGCCGAGGTTCACCCCGCAGGCAGAAAGCGTGATTACGACTGGCGCCTTGAAACCCCTGAGAGGGGGGCAGAGGCAGGCCTGAGAACCGTTGGTATCGGCGCACTCATGGGGCTTGATGACTTCCGTACGGAGGAGTTCTTTGTGGGACTCCATGCACGCTACCTCATGAGAAAATACTGGAAAACCCATGTAACCGTATCCTTCCCCCGCATACGCAAGGCAGCGGGTAATTTCGTTCCCTATCAGATAGTAAGCGACATAAACCTTGTGCAGTCCATGCTTGCCCTCAGGCTGTTTCTCAATGATGTGGGGCTTGTTATATCCACCAGAGAGCCCGCTGATATGAGAGACAACCTTCTTCCTCTCGGCGTCACTCAGATGAGCGCAGGCTCAAAGACGGAGCCCGGCGGCTATTCCGAGGAGAACGACGGTAAGCAGTTTGAGGTTGAGGACTCCCGCACAGTGGCAGAGTTCTGCGATATGCTACGCTCCAAGGGCTACGATCCTGTTCTCAAGGACTGGGACAGAAGCTTTCTCACCGAGGTCTAA
- a CDS encoding SIR2 family NAD-dependent protein deacylase — protein sequence MKDIENILKGTRSCIFLTSAGMSAESGIPTFRDKEGYWRNFPVFKEKGLDAIDLASPSAFRSVPHHAWAFYEWRRRNATENTPHDGYRIINRLINEFFEHSFVHTTNTDNYHLFSGLSEDMIYEVHGNIFRLQCMKGIGCSYAYRDNQDVPLCELDYERMSASDLPMCPECGGLLRPNVLMFGDFEYVEHAYQYGNFRDFINHAGVPDVAFLIGSSGSIPTNDHVACRLQNSGTKVITINPDPTSVRVCTPELYLQRGASEALQMVEDAVFGS from the coding sequence ATGAAAGATATTGAAAATATTCTAAAAGGTACAAGAAGCTGTATATTCCTCACAAGCGCAGGGATGAGCGCAGAATCGGGGATACCCACCTTCCGTGACAAAGAGGGTTACTGGCGCAACTTCCCCGTATTCAAGGAGAAGGGGCTGGATGCCATCGATCTCGCCTCCCCCAGTGCCTTCAGAAGCGTCCCCCACCACGCTTGGGCGTTCTATGAGTGGCGGCGAAGAAACGCCACAGAGAATACCCCCCACGACGGCTATCGCATAATAAACCGGCTCATCAATGAGTTCTTCGAACACTCCTTCGTCCACACTACAAATACAGACAACTACCACCTCTTCTCCGGCCTCAGCGAGGATATGATATACGAGGTCCACGGCAACATCTTCCGCCTGCAGTGCATGAAGGGAATCGGATGTTCATACGCCTACAGGGATAACCAGGATGTGCCACTCTGCGAGCTGGACTACGAAAGGATGAGCGCCTCTGACCTGCCCATGTGCCCCGAGTGCGGCGGCCTTCTGCGTCCTAATGTGCTGATGTTCGGCGATTTTGAGTATGTGGAACATGCCTATCAGTACGGAAATTTCAGAGATTTCATCAACCATGCAGGGGTGCCGGATGTAGCATTCCTCATAGGCTCCAGCGGCAGCATACCCACAAACGACCATGTGGCCTGCAGGCTCCAGAACTCGGGTACTAAGGTTATAACAATTAATCCGGACCCCACATCTGTGCGTGTGTGTACACCGGAGCTGTATCTCCAGAGAGGAGCCTCAGAGGCCCTTCAAATGGTTGAGGATGCAGTCTTCGGCAGTTGA
- a CDS encoding response regulator has protein sequence MRIMIVDDERVSRVKMNMIMKHFGACDLVENGEQAVAAFIKAWEGWNPYRVITLDISLPDITGLDVLLQIRGMEDEKGVPDEFKSKIIMVTSHKDKDSISDSITAGCNNYVIKPFNHEVMKDKLHKLGLV, from the coding sequence ATGAGAATAATGATTGTCGATGACGAACGTGTCAGCAGAGTTAAAATGAATATGATTATGAAGCACTTCGGTGCTTGTGATCTCGTTGAAAACGGGGAGCAGGCTGTGGCTGCTTTCATAAAGGCATGGGAGGGTTGGAATCCCTACAGGGTTATAACACTGGATATATCCCTTCCCGACATAACCGGCCTTGATGTTCTCCTGCAGATCCGTGGTATGGAGGATGAGAAGGGAGTGCCCGATGAATTCAAATCTAAGATAATAATGGTAACCTCCCATAAGGATAAGGACAGCATCTCCGACAGCATCACAGCGGGATGCAACAACTACGTGATTAAGCCCTTCAATCACGAAGTAATGAAGGATAAACTCCACAAGCTAGGCCTTGTATAG
- a CDS encoding ATP-binding protein, with product MSLRTKTILIFFLTTLSLLAILSLYTRNVLLESYRVNEKKSLEQTAWRILDGIEHRESRLLETAHNIALFTELGVAEDFFKSDKASDTAADILGTGSVIFLSGDGTVNMVRESGRCGDECWKAAAMYLSLDTLPVGGLVRIGDSIYITAGSPVSSGGNIVVVSRLGRSLVKRSAGSYAERTEGPVVEKMESFEVSSAYNRLRINTIPAAIGYFGEDGYRGVRIVLFDIFNKPVARIVYEGENMGFLGKKSVYDRFLLVYVLISLGVLTVFAFIFNRYVFFRIHQHINILQDIGTSRDNTRRLPERGEKEILDLSKSINAMLDNLQNAHHRIISQKEKMVAAEMSSKYKSEFLANMSHEIRTPINGILGVHELLSETELNETQTELTNILDSETRGLLNLVNDILDFSKIEAGKLEVEETSFGLRNLIESLVQSHVRRAMSKGIDFYLYIEPEIPFYLFGDAGKIRQALNNLISNAIKFTSKGSVTVTATLAGSNDDFFSIRFEVKDTGVGIREEAKQSIFESFSQADTSVTRKYGGTGLGLAIYSGLVDLMGGEKFIESEYGKGSTFGFELRLKENKKAPFELDYGTFKDLNVVCVTYDPMIHMIMNRYLKTLGASYYEAFPEGDFFRFDGEKPESIDLLIIETDNTKKDSSDYTERLVQDKRLGDISKVVVCYPGRGFTEEEMEALDIRGTLVKPVNMLKLLSLLFSCVGEGTEGLPFIDEDRKDEESTVPQSGGLHILLVEDYPTNQAVALRHLVRAGHKVDLAENGQEAVELYKQNSYDIILMDVQMPIMDGFTATRKIRHIEEKEGEESGEEIRVPIVAMTAHALEGYREKCIENGMDDYITKPLRKLSLLSMLERWVNRSGEEEHKVAEQPQSNLAKELEAELDEVQEEPESDEVIDYQLALEEFENDSEFLNEVLTDFFHACTEQIEDMKLSLHKGEYTDIGKEAHSIKGGAANLHAGRLKSVAYKLEMAGKEGDKAECARLIPLIEEELTELKSAVAGMQS from the coding sequence ATGTCGCTGCGAACAAAAACCATTCTGATTTTTTTTCTCACAACCCTGTCACTCCTTGCAATACTTTCGCTCTATACGAGAAATGTGCTCCTTGAGAGCTACAGGGTCAATGAAAAAAAGAGCCTCGAACAGACCGCATGGAGGATCCTTGACGGTATAGAACATAGAGAAAGCAGGCTTCTGGAGACGGCACACAACATAGCCCTCTTCACAGAGCTTGGCGTTGCTGAGGATTTTTTCAAATCTGATAAGGCCTCTGATACGGCTGCGGATATACTCGGAACGGGCTCGGTGATATTTTTGAGCGGTGACGGCACAGTGAATATGGTGAGGGAATCGGGCAGGTGCGGAGATGAGTGCTGGAAGGCCGCAGCTATGTATCTTTCCCTCGATACTCTTCCCGTGGGGGGCCTGGTGCGCATTGGTGACAGTATTTATATAACCGCCGGATCCCCTGTATCCTCCGGTGGAAATATTGTCGTTGTTTCACGGTTGGGCAGATCCCTTGTTAAGCGCTCCGCCGGCTCCTATGCCGAAAGAACCGAAGGGCCCGTTGTTGAGAAAATGGAGTCCTTTGAGGTAAGCAGTGCCTATAATAGGCTGCGTATAAATACGATCCCCGCCGCCATAGGCTACTTTGGTGAGGACGGCTACAGGGGTGTGCGCATTGTCCTTTTCGATATATTTAATAAGCCCGTTGCGAGAATCGTATACGAGGGTGAGAACATGGGGTTCCTCGGCAAGAAGAGCGTTTACGACCGCTTTCTGCTCGTCTACGTCCTCATAAGCCTCGGCGTGCTCACTGTTTTCGCTTTTATTTTCAACAGATATGTCTTCTTCCGTATACATCAGCACATAAATATACTGCAAGATATAGGAACGAGCAGGGACAATACGCGCAGGCTCCCCGAAAGGGGTGAGAAGGAGATCCTGGATCTCTCAAAGAGCATAAACGCCATGCTCGACAACCTGCAGAACGCCCACCACCGGATCATCAGCCAGAAGGAGAAGATGGTGGCGGCGGAGATGTCCAGCAAATATAAATCCGAGTTTCTGGCTAATATGAGCCATGAGATAAGAACCCCCATAAACGGAATTCTCGGTGTCCACGAGCTCCTTTCAGAGACAGAGCTCAATGAGACTCAGACCGAGCTGACCAACATCCTCGATTCTGAGACGAGGGGGCTTCTTAATCTGGTTAACGATATCCTTGATTTCTCCAAGATCGAGGCGGGCAAGCTTGAGGTGGAGGAAACCTCCTTTGGACTCAGAAACCTTATAGAATCACTGGTTCAAAGCCATGTCCGAAGGGCGATGAGCAAGGGTATCGATTTCTATCTTTATATTGAACCGGAGATCCCCTTCTACCTGTTTGGGGATGCGGGGAAGATTCGTCAGGCACTCAATAATCTTATCAGCAACGCTATCAAGTTCACCAGCAAGGGGAGTGTAACCGTAACAGCAACCCTCGCAGGAAGCAATGACGACTTCTTCTCCATACGCTTCGAGGTAAAGGACACCGGCGTTGGTATACGTGAGGAGGCGAAGCAGTCTATCTTTGAGAGCTTCTCCCAGGCGGATACTTCAGTAACCAGAAAATACGGCGGAACCGGGTTAGGTCTTGCCATATACAGCGGCCTTGTGGATCTCATGGGTGGTGAGAAATTCATCGAAAGCGAGTATGGAAAAGGGAGTACCTTCGGCTTTGAGCTGAGGCTTAAAGAGAACAAAAAGGCCCCCTTCGAGCTTGATTACGGCACTTTCAAGGACCTGAATGTGGTTTGCGTCACCTACGATCCGATGATCCATATGATTATGAACCGCTACCTGAAAACCTTGGGTGCGTCATACTACGAGGCCTTCCCAGAGGGTGACTTTTTCAGGTTTGATGGCGAAAAGCCGGAGAGTATCGATCTCCTCATCATCGAGACAGACAATACAAAGAAGGATTCCAGCGATTATACTGAGAGGCTTGTTCAGGACAAGAGGCTCGGCGACATATCGAAGGTTGTTGTATGCTACCCCGGCAGGGGATTCACCGAGGAGGAGATGGAGGCGCTTGATATCAGGGGAACATTGGTTAAGCCTGTTAACATGCTAAAGCTTCTGTCACTCCTTTTTTCCTGCGTTGGCGAGGGTACGGAGGGTCTCCCCTTTATTGATGAGGACAGGAAGGACGAAGAGAGCACCGTTCCCCAGTCCGGAGGTCTGCATATACTTCTTGTGGAGGATTATCCCACAAATCAGGCTGTGGCACTGCGTCATCTCGTCAGGGCGGGACACAAGGTGGACCTGGCGGAGAACGGCCAGGAGGCTGTGGAGCTTTATAAACAGAACAGCTATGATATAATCCTTATGGATGTGCAGATGCCCATTATGGACGGCTTTACAGCAACCAGAAAGATAAGGCATATCGAAGAGAAGGAGGGGGAGGAGAGCGGCGAAGAGATCCGTGTTCCCATCGTCGCGATGACTGCCCACGCCCTTGAAGGCTACCGTGAAAAATGCATTGAAAACGGTATGGATGATTACATAACAAAGCCTCTCAGGAAACTTTCCCTCTTGTCTATGCTTGAAAGATGGGTTAATAGAAGCGGTGAAGAGGAGCACAAGGTGGCTGAACAGCCTCAGAGCAATCTTGCTAAGGAGCTTGAGGCGGAGCTTGACGAGGTTCAGGAAGAGCCGGAAAGCGATGAGGTAATAGACTATCAGCTTGCCCTTGAGGAGTTTGAGAACGATTCGGAGTTTCTCAACGAGGTACTGACCGACTTCTTCCACGCATGCACCGAACAGATTGAGGATATGAAACTTTCCCTTCATAAGGGTGAATATACAGATATAGGCAAAGAGGCCCATTCCATAAAGGGTGGAGCTGCGAACCTTCATGCAGGAAGGCTCAAATCTGTGGCTTATAAGCTTGAGATGGCGGGCAAAGAGGGGGATAAGGCGGAGTGCGCAAGGCTTATACCTCTGATTGAAGAAGAGCTTACCGAGCTGAAGTCCGCAGTTGCCGGAATGCAGTCCTGA
- a CDS encoding methylated-DNA--[protein]-cysteine S-methyltransferase — MEYAKISNKVLGFIYPVFKDGELFEIRFFEPEGIPEGDVPAKWESLEEWLGIYPDSQPPYSFEEIPLSGVTDFRKRVYKALYEVPAGATVSYAELAEKAGSPKAARAVGSAMANNPCPVLIPCHRVLASGGKIGGFGGGTDLKKRMLRAEKKV; from the coding sequence ATGGAATACGCAAAGATATCGAATAAGGTTCTGGGCTTCATATACCCCGTATTCAAAGATGGCGAACTCTTTGAGATAAGATTCTTCGAGCCGGAGGGAATCCCCGAAGGGGACGTTCCAGCCAAATGGGAAAGCCTCGAGGAATGGCTCGGCATCTATCCAGATTCTCAGCCGCCATACAGTTTCGAGGAGATCCCCCTCAGCGGTGTAACGGATTTCAGGAAACGGGTCTACAAAGCTCTATACGAGGTTCCGGCAGGTGCAACTGTCAGCTATGCGGAGCTGGCCGAGAAGGCCGGAAGCCCAAAGGCGGCCAGAGCTGTGGGGAGCGCCATGGCAAACAACCCGTGCCCTGTTCTCATTCCATGTCATAGAGTGCTCGCCTCCGGTGGCAAAATAGGAGGCTTCGGCGGAGGAACCGATCTTAAGAAGCGTATGCTGAGGGCTGAAAAGAAGGTATAA
- a CDS encoding thiazole synthase, which translates to MFGKELVIDGRTFRSRLMVGTGKFQSSEVMAEAMEASGSEIVTVALRRVDVNNPQDDILNHIDPEKYLLLPNTSGARDAEEAVRLARLARAAGCEPWVKLEVTPDPYYLLPDPIETFKAAEILVKEGFKVLPYINADPVLCKRLEEIGTVTVMPLGAPIGSNKGIKTVDNLRIIIEQANVPVVVDAGIGAPSHAALAIEMGADSVLVNTAIATAGDPAKMAKAFRLAVDAAVEARDAGLPGTKERAEASSPLTGFLRD; encoded by the coding sequence ATGTTTGGAAAAGAACTTGTTATAGACGGAAGAACCTTTCGAAGCCGCCTCATGGTAGGCACAGGAAAGTTTCAGAGCAGTGAGGTTATGGCTGAGGCTATGGAGGCCAGCGGTTCGGAGATTGTTACCGTTGCCCTGCGTAGGGTTGATGTCAACAACCCTCAGGATGACATTCTCAACCACATAGACCCTGAAAAGTACCTTCTGCTCCCAAACACCTCCGGAGCAAGGGATGCCGAAGAGGCCGTACGCCTTGCCAGGCTCGCTCGTGCAGCAGGGTGTGAGCCATGGGTCAAGCTTGAGGTGACACCGGACCCCTACTACCTCCTCCCCGATCCCATAGAGACATTCAAGGCGGCGGAGATACTCGTCAAAGAGGGCTTTAAGGTACTTCCCTATATCAACGCCGATCCCGTGCTCTGCAAAAGGCTCGAGGAGATAGGTACCGTAACCGTTATGCCCCTCGGCGCACCCATAGGCAGCAACAAGGGGATAAAGACCGTAGACAACCTGAGGATTATCATAGAGCAGGCGAACGTGCCTGTTGTGGTCGATGCGGGCATCGGTGCACCAAGCCACGCCGCCCTCGCCATAGAGATGGGTGCGGATTCTGTTCTTGTGAACACCGCCATAGCAACCGCCGGAGATCCCGCAAAGATGGCGAAGGCATTCCGCCTTGCCGTAGATGCCGCTGTGGAGGCCAGAGATGCCGGACTCCCCGGAACTAAGGAACGCGCGGAGGCCTCAAGCCCCCTTACAGGATTCCTGAGGGATTAA
- a CDS encoding Crp/Fnr family transcriptional regulator — MVDIILKESRLNDFSRKDAEDFLSFTRIENYSQGDVILQEGSVGDIFCIIADGEVGISKEVNQQVAFFITTLHKGEFFGEMSLVSSYPRSANAVANGDVKLIVLDRFSMEKLKSEHPILFGKFSWHIAKTLSERLFRLEERISKILDASLSENIL; from the coding sequence ATGGTAGACATAATCCTCAAGGAGAGTCGGCTTAACGACTTCTCCCGAAAGGATGCCGAAGATTTTCTTTCGTTCACACGTATCGAGAACTACTCCCAGGGTGATGTTATCCTTCAGGAGGGCTCTGTGGGCGATATTTTCTGCATAATCGCAGATGGGGAGGTTGGAATCTCCAAAGAGGTCAACCAGCAGGTGGCCTTCTTTATAACAACCCTTCACAAGGGGGAATTCTTCGGCGAGATGTCCCTCGTTTCCAGCTACCCGCGCTCGGCAAACGCTGTGGCAAACGGTGATGTTAAGCTCATAGTGCTGGACAGGTTCAGTATGGAGAAGCTGAAAAGCGAGCACCCCATCCTTTTCGGAAAATTCAGCTGGCACATTGCTAAAACACTCTCTGAACGGTTGTTCCGTCTTGAGGAGCGCATCTCGAAGATCCTTGATGCCTCCCTTTCGGAAAACATTCTTTAA
- a CDS encoding DegT/DnrJ/EryC1/StrS family aminotransferase — MEFCDLKSQYALLKDDIDKRIMDVLAHGRYIFGPEITELEERCAGYAGVKKAIAVASGTDALLAGLMAYDVKPGDYVITTPFTFIATAEMIALLGAKPLFVDIEDRTCNIDPEALKALLANLPAEKERVKGVIAVDLYGQLPDYEKLQQVIDDSGLDLFLMEDAAQSFGATQRGNRAGSFGDVAATSFFPAKPLGCYGDGGMIFTDNEELAEKIIWIRNHGQNERYRHKLVGINGRLDSIQAAVLLGKFDTFVNEEVRKRDEVAEIYTTMLKSVKQVKTPVVEEINTSVWAQYSLMAERRDELQKFLGDKGIPSAIHYPVPLHRQEVFIDLGCGEGTFPVAEKVSESIISLPMCAYKKNEDIEAVVTAVREFYGA; from the coding sequence ATGGAATTCTGCGACCTGAAAAGCCAGTACGCACTGCTTAAGGATGATATAGACAAGAGGATAATGGATGTCCTCGCCCATGGACGCTACATCTTCGGACCCGAGATAACCGAGCTCGAGGAGAGATGCGCCGGATACGCCGGAGTAAAGAAGGCGATAGCCGTTGCCTCCGGAACCGATGCACTCCTTGCGGGGCTCATGGCCTATGATGTAAAACCGGGTGATTACGTTATCACCACCCCCTTCACCTTCATCGCCACAGCGGAGATGATAGCCCTCCTCGGCGCAAAGCCCCTCTTTGTGGACATTGAAGACAGGACATGCAACATCGATCCCGAAGCCCTCAAGGCACTTCTCGCCAACCTTCCGGCGGAGAAGGAGCGTGTTAAGGGCGTTATCGCCGTAGACCTTTACGGCCAGCTCCCCGATTACGAGAAGCTCCAGCAGGTCATTGATGATAGCGGACTGGATCTGTTCCTCATGGAGGACGCCGCACAGAGCTTCGGTGCAACCCAGCGTGGTAACAGAGCCGGATCCTTCGGCGATGTTGCCGCAACATCCTTCTTCCCCGCAAAGCCCCTCGGCTGTTACGGCGACGGTGGAATGATCTTCACCGACAACGAGGAGCTGGCGGAAAAGATAATATGGATAAGGAATCACGGTCAGAATGAGCGATACAGGCATAAGCTTGTGGGTATAAACGGCAGGCTCGATTCCATTCAGGCCGCTGTACTCCTCGGCAAGTTCGATACCTTCGTTAATGAAGAGGTGCGCAAAAGGGATGAGGTGGCAGAGATATACACCACTATGCTTAAGAGCGTTAAGCAGGTTAAAACCCCCGTTGTGGAGGAGATAAACACCTCCGTCTGGGCCCAGTATTCCCTCATGGCAGAAAGGCGTGACGAGCTCCAGAAGTTTCTGGGGGATAAGGGAATCCCTTCTGCAATACACTATCCCGTTCCCCTTCACAGGCAGGAGGTGTTCATCGACCTCGGATGCGGCGAGGGAACCTTCCCCGTTGCGGAAAAGGTTTCCGAGAGCATCATAAGCCTTCCGATGTGCGCCTATAAAAAGAATGAGGACATAGAGGCTGTTGTTACAGCAGTACGTGAGTTTTACGGAGCCTGA